The Saprospiraceae bacterium genome includes the window TAAAATACTTTCTTAGTGCCTCGGTGTCCTCTACCCCTTCGGGAATGGCAAAACCTTGGATGGAATAATCCGAGGCAGCCACGGCAAAGCCTCGTTCCAGAAAAGGTTGCATCCTCACCACAAACGCCGGGTTGTTGCTTTGACGGGGCAAAGATCCCATGAATTCGTAGCCATGGGCATACATCAGCAGATTGCCTTTCCAATTTTCCGGAAATATAATTTTATAGGCCGCTCCGTTGATCATCCCCGTATCAATCCGTGAAATTGAGATTTGTGCCCAAGTCGTGATACAAGACAATATTATGGTCAGGGTAAATAGTGTTTTGTACATTTTATTTTTTAGCTGAGCGAGACAGCAGAAGTTTGACCAAGTACCCTTTCGGTAAACTTCAGCTGTCTGCGGTTCGATTTATTTAAGCAGTACCCCATACTTTTTGGGCCGTGTTTACGACCAGCTCCAATTTTCGCCATTGGTCATCATGCGTCATATCATTGCCATGATGGGTGGACGAAAAGCCACATTGTGGGCTGATACACATGTTGTCGAGTGGCATATATTGCGCTGCTTCGTCTATGCGTTTGCAGAGGTCATCTATGGATTCCAGTTGGGCGGTTTTAGAAGAAACAATGCCTAACACGACTTTTTTGTGGGACGGAACAAATCGCAAAGGCGCAAAATCGCCAGAGCGTTCATCATCGTACTCCAGGAAATAGCCATCCACGTTGATTTCGTTGAATAAGATTTCGGCAACGGGTTCGTAACCACCTTCGGCAAACCAGGTGCTGCGGTAATTGCCCCTACAGAGATGGATACCCACGGTCAAATCATCGGGGCGATGGTCAATCACGGCATTTATCAATGCGGCATAGGTTTTAGGCAACTCATTGGGGTCTTCTCCCCTGGCAGCGGCAGCAGCGCGCATTTTGGGATCACAAAGATAAGCCAGGTTGGTATCATCCAGTTGCAAATACCGCAAACCTGCCTGGTACAAATGGTCAATCTCCTGGCGGTAAGCTGCTGCCAGGTCATGGAAAAATTGATCCATGTCTGGATAGGAATCTATATCAATAGATTTACGTCCACCTCTAAAATGTACCATCGTGGGGGAAGGGATAGACACCTTTGGCGTTTGAGAAACCACCGATTTCAGGTAGTTAAAGTCTGCTACCTGGATGTCTTTTACGTGGCGCAATTTGCCCGTCACACTCAACACGGGCGGTTTAAACCCATCTTCTGCCACTTTGGCATTCGGATTGGCTTCCATCCCTCCGCTGACGCTTACGCCTGCCAGCTCTTTTAAAAAATCGAGGTGAAAATAGTCTCTTCTAAATTCACCATCCGTTATAGATTTCATGCCTGTTGCCTCCAACTTTTTGACGGTCTCGGCAATGGCCTCGTTTTCAATCTCGCGCAATGCTTCTGCCGTTATTTTACCTTGTTTCCAAAGTAGTCGATTGGCCTTTACTTTATCCGTTCGCAATAAACTGCCAACATGATCTGCTCGAAATGGGATATTTTTCATTATAATCAATTTAGTTCTCAGACAATTTTAAATCAAGCTATTTCTTTTGATGATAAATATAGGGTTACCATCCCCGCTAATAAGGTAGGAATAGCAAAAACCATAAAATTGGTGGCCATCGTGAAGCCCATGCCAATCAATACGCCACCGAGGGCTGGCCCAATAACTCCGCCAAGCCGCCCTATACCGATGGCCCAGCCGACCCCAGTGGTCCTGAATTCTGTCGGATACATGCGGGCAGCAACGGCATATAGCCCCACAAAACCTCCCTGGATACCAAATCCCAATAGGCCAAATATTAAAAGCAGTACGTCGGCACCTATAAATAGTTTAAAAATGGCCATTAAAACCGCTGTGGCAATTAGAAAGCTGCCAATGGTTTTTTTCAAACCAAATTTAGAAGAAAAATAACCCTGCGTAATAATGCCAATAAAGGCACCCACATTAAATACCGTCCCTGCATAAATGGCAAGGGACATCGAAAGCCCGGTATTTGCAGCTAATTTGGGGATCCAACTGGTGAGAAAGTAAAGGCAACTAAAAGCTAAAAACAGGGCTAACCACAATTGGAAGGTAGGGATACGGTATTCCCCCTTCAGTAAGTCTTTTACAGGAATCCCGGTCGATTTAGGCGGCAATTCCGGTAAAGCTGTTAAGGCCTCATGTCCCATTTTTTTAAAGGCCTCGTTAAGTTTTGCTAGCGCATTTAGCGGTTGTTTTTTTACATAAAAATCCAGGGACTCCGACAAGAAAAAATAAATGAGCGGCAGGCTGACAAAGGAAGCTAAACCAGCCAATTGGAACATCCGTTGCCAGCCGCTATTCGGCACTACCTGTGCGGCCACCAGCCCGGACAATACGGCGCCAACCGGATAGCCTGAAATAACAGCGCTCACCCAAAAATCTTTGCTGCGATTAGGCGTATATTCTGCCGTTAAGGCTGCCGTACTGGCCAACATGCTACCAATCCCAATGCCACTGAGAAAACGAAGCACAATTAAGGCCAATACCGTCTCCGTATAAGCGGTTAGGAAAATACTGGTCCCCATCAAAACAGCACTCAGCAATATCATTTTTCTTCGTCCAATCTGATCGGCGAATGGGGCTAAAAACAGGGCGCCAATGGTCATACCTGCCAAACCTGCACTAAAAACAACGCCCAAGGCTTCTGGGCTGACTTCCCAGGCTTTGGCGATGGCCGGTGCGCAATAGGAGATGACCAACACATCCATCCCATCTAAAATATTCATAAAAAAGCAGATGAAAATAGTCGTATATTGAAGCGCCGACATGGGATGTTCGTCAATTAGCGCTTTGATGTTTTTTTTCATGGTTTTCGTTTTGAATATATAGGAAGCTAAATTCAATCAGCTTCTAAAACATGCGGCAAAAGTTCCGCTTTATAGATCATTTCAACCGTGGTACTACGATTGGCAATAATAGCCCTTTGATTAATAGAACCCTTATCGGTTATTTCTCCTTTGTCGATGGATAAATAAAAATCAGCAAACAGGGCCCTCTTGATTTTAGTAGAGCTACCTGTACTTTGTTTCCCTAATTGATTTAAGACCGCTTGCAGCGCATTGACCACCGGTTCGGCACGAATAATTTGAGTTAAGGTAGCCGTTTCTTCATCCAAGCCTGCCAGTTTTCTACAAAAAGCTAATTCAGGGAAAACAATAGCACCTATAAAAGACCGATCATGGCCAGTAATCACCGCATCTTGAATCAAACCGCCACCCGCCATAATCAATTTGGCTTTTAACACCCCTACGCTGACCCAAGTACCGGAATTTAATTTAAAATCTTCTGCAATTCGCCCATTAAAAATCATTCCTTGGTTAGGATAATCGGGATGGACCATCTTTAAAGCGTCCCCGGTGCAGTAAAAATCTTCTTCATCAAAGGCTTTTTTGGTCGCTTCTTCATTGCGCCAATAACCTGGCATTATATTTTCACCCCTGAAACGGGCTTCTAATTTGTCGCCATCAGGTACTAGTTTCACCTCCAGACCAGGGACAGGCACCCCTAACATCCCCGAGAAACTACCAAATTCGGTATTAAACATGGCCGATGGACTGGCTTCGGTCATCCCCAGTCCAGAGGAAATAAGCAGGCGTTTTCCCGTGGTCTGTTGGGCAAGTGCTTCCAAGTCATCCCACACGTGTTGCGGCATACTTGCTCCGGCATAAAAAAACATTTTTAGCTGACTGAAAAAGAATTGGCGCAAGTCTTTATCTGCTTTTAAATAAGGAATAAGCTCTTCAAATCCCTTGGGTACATTGAAGTAAACTGTAGGCGCAACCTCTCGCAAATTTTGCACCGTAAGGGGCATAGAGGAAGGGATCGGATTGCCATCATCAATATATAGTGAACCCCCATTGTAAAGGGTTAGGCCAAAATTGTGGTTACCGCCAAAGGTGTGGTTCCAGGGGAGCCAATCGATTAAGGTCAACCCGCCATTGGCCATAAAGGGGAACGTCTGGGTGATTTGCTGCCAGTTGGTCGTTAGGTTTTTTTGGGTATTGATAACGCCTTTGGGCAACCCAGTAGAGCCGGAAGTAAATAGGATTTTAGCTATCGTCTGGGGTTCAATGCGCTGAAAGGCATGCTTTACGGCAGGCGTAACTTCCGTTTGCAGGATGCTTTCAAAAGCTATACTTCCGGGGGGCAAATTGTCTACAGCCACTAAGGGGATAGCTTGGGCTGTTGCCTGGATGGCCGCTTCAAAAGTCTTTCCATTTTGCACAAAAACCAAGCCTGGCGACAATAGATTGATACAGTGCCGCAACTTCGCAAAATCGCTTGAACGAGTAGCATAAGCTGGGCTAATCGGAGCATAAGGAATGCCAATGTGCATAGCTGCTAAGGCCAATAAGCCATGTTCTAGGCTATTGCCAGATAAAATAACAATGGGTTTTTCCAGCGACACCTCACTTTGCAAAAGAAACTGGGCGATGGCTTGTACTTTTTCATATACCATTTTATAGGTCAAGGTCACCCATTTTCTATCTGCCCCTCTTTGCGCTAAAAAGACACGTTGCGGCGTGTGTTCGGCCCAGTATTCTAGCCGTTCCGTTATGCGCTGAGGGTGCGCTTGTAAAGGAATGTTAGATTTTAAGTAAATCACGCCATCCGCTCTGACTTCCTTGTGGATGTCGATCTTAATGGTTGGAATGTCTAAAAATGGAGCGTCGACCTTCATATCTCTTCATCTTAGAGGATTCCATAAAATTGTAGTAACACATGATCGGCCAATCGCGCGCCTGTCGAAATGACCACTGCTTTTGTCAACCAGGCATATTTTCCTGCTTCGACTTCGAAGGTAGCAGCCGTGCGCATATAGTATTCGCTGGGGTCTACTTTTTCACCCTTAGCCATGCGGGCCAAGACCGATGGTTCGGCGTGGCGAACACCTCGGTTTTGGATGTAAATTAAGGTACCATCATCTGTTTTCAAAGTATACCTTGCTTCCAAATCTGCTGTTCCATCCGGGCGTACTGTCTGCCAATCCGCTCCACCAGAAAGGATGGTTCCCTTCATGTTTGGCCCTTCAAAGGTTCCGCCAATGATAGGAATAATTCGCCTTTTCCCATAGGTCGTCATCCCTAATTCCTGTACGGGATCCAATAAGACCTTCGCCTCAAAAATCAATTCCAGTTTGGGTTCTGGAAGCAGGCTTTGGGCGTTTATGCCTATGAATGTCATAAAAGATAGCGTTAGCATCAAACTAAATTTGATCTGTTTCATTTTTTTATAAAAGTTGTTTAACGGCTGAACACCATAAAAAAGATATAAAAGCGGACTCAAAACCATTGGCTTTGATAATCACTACAAAATCGAAGCAAGCTCATGAGTTCCTTATACACAAAGTTAGAAGAATTAGGCGGGGTATTTGCCTGCCTCAGCAAAAGTAAGCTGAAAAATGTGCTACAACGGAGTTGCTGAGCCGCACAACCTGCAAAATTATCGGAATGCACTAGCAGGCGTAACCGAGTAAAATCAAATCAATCAGGCTATGACTTGCTCCATTTTGTCTTTCAGGGCCAGGTCAATGGGGGAATCGCCATTAACCCAGCGGCAGTCAGGTTCGATTTGGAAGTCTTCGATGCTGCCTCGGCTGCCGCTATCGTAGGGACGAACGCTGATGATCTCAGAGCCTGCCGCCAGGCCTGCTTCGTCGAAGGCTACAAACTGGTAGTCGTATTCTCGCCTTTCCAATTGACTTTCGTCCAGGTAGCAGATGCCCGTGACTTGGGTGCTGTCGGTGTATAGCAAGTATATATCATTCAATAAAAGAGCTAATGCTGATTCCCTCTATTCGACCTCCTTTTATAATAAACCTTAGTCTTCCATAATGACCATACATGGGATCAGTATGCAAGAAATAAAGAAAAAAGGGAAAAGATCCATCTCGATAATAATTCGGGAACTCTTTCATTTGTGCCTGATACTGTTTGTATGAAACAGGAAAGGCATCAGCTAAGCTATTTAAGGAATCTCCTATACTAAAATTGTAATTCCCTAATATGATATTTTCTCTTGAGTCATTTACAAGGAGAGCATCAAAATAAAGTTTATCATTTGCTATAAAAAGATATATTTTAAAGCCCTCATAGTTATAAAAATGATGAATTTCAGCAAATTCTATATCCATCTCTAACTCTCGATAAGTTTCAATTGATAATGGATACCCAATAGTTCGGAAAAGGTCACTTGTGTCAGCCGATTTTGAAATATTAAACCCCTTAAAGATAATTTCATCGCTGTTTAAGGGATTAGATTCAAGAAATACTCCTTGAGCGTAACTCCAATTAATAGTAATTATTACTATGAATAAAATTTTGTTACCCATTTGATAAATCTTATAATGGTGAATGAATAAAGTCTTTAGGATTTCTTCTACTGGCTCCATTAGTGTTACCCTCATAAATAACTATATGGGTATGATGTTGGACTACAGGTATTTGAAAAGCGTTGCCTGTATTTCCTGTCTGCCCTAATTTTTGTCCTTGGGTAACCTGTTGATTTAGTGTTACATCGACAGCATGCATATGTGTGTAATAGGAATAAATATTTGTGGTGATGCCATTGAAATTACTATGCTGTGTAGGAGTATGTTTTATTCTAGGCAGTGTAATCTGCCCCGTTTGCAGCCCGGCGTTTTTTGTGTAGTTAGAAGTGCCCGCTCATCCGTAGCTTTAGGGTGCGAAACAAAAAACGACATCCATGCGGGCACGACTCAAAGCTACGATTTTTCGGCTACATCGCCGCCTCCAAGAAAACATTCGGCTACGCCGCCGGCTCAAGGGCCATATCCGCCACCGTGATGCGATGATCGCGAAGTTGCAGGCCCAGATCGGGGAGCTACAAGCCATTATAAAACCTCAGTCTGTGTTTAACTGCGTGTAGTACAAGAGCTTGACTTCCCAGAAAAATTCCGCCCCATCATCCGCCGCCTACAGGCTGCTGCACAGGAAAAAGAAATCCGCGATACGATGACCATCGAGGACGATTTCATCGCCGAACTCAACGACTACGAACACCGCATCGCCGAAGCCGACCGACAAAAGCAGGAGGCCTTGCGCCAGCAGGCGGAGGAACGTAGTCTGAAAGAGGAGGCACTGCGCAAGCAGGAGGAAGCACTGCGCAGGCAAGAGGAAGCTGTCAAACTGCTACTCAGTCTCGGTATGCCTGCTGAGGAAGTGGCACAAAAACTGGGCTTGGAGCTGGCCTATGTGCTGGCATTAGGGAAGTCCTGATAGCTAATGAAGGCTAGGGGTTCCATGGACTGATGATATTTCGCCGTCGTTACAAATGATGGCGAGCGGGGCAGGTGGTTTTTAGACTACAGACAGCATGGCGGGCGCGATGGTCGTGGCTAGGGGATATTTATTTGTCGTTGCAAACGACAAATAGCGGAGCGGGCTAGGTGGGTTTTAGACTACTGACAGCAGGGGGTATGGATCATCAACATGCTCGCTCATCAATATTTAATTCAACACCTCGTACCCTTTTTGCTTATCCTGAAAATGATGTAAGGGATACCAATTATAGATTAATACTAGAGGAATTTGGGTAGAAGTAATATAATAGCTTTTTCATATTAATAGATTGAGAGCTATGATTAAGTGTGAAGTGCAAATTTCGGTGAAGTTGTTTGGATTGGAATGGACAAATACTTCTGCAAAGGGCCTATTACTTGCAACCTTTAGTTATCTAATCTGTATCACTTTCAAAGGAGCTGATATGGTAGTTCCAAATCTGATAATAGCTGTGTTCTCAAAAATTTTGTAGTGCAAAGGTAACTTCAGATATTTTGTAGGTGGAGTTTCCAAATCTAATTCATGTACTTTGGAACAAGTCTTGCGATCAAAAAAATGCATTCTACCAAACAATGTTGGAATAGCAACAAGATTTTCGGATATTCTGATGCTAATCTTTTCAGCTTCCTTTAAATTTAGAAGCCCTATTGAAGGAAAATCCAAGCTTTTAAGACCTTTATTTTGAGGCTCTAATACTTTTAAATTGCCATCCTGATAATCAAAAAAATATACTTCTTCACCATCATTCACCAAATTAAGGAAAGAGACATTATCTATCACATTTAATATCTCCCCATTGTCTACTTTGATTCTTATGGTAATCTTAAGGTATCTCGCTATCAATAGAATTATGTTCCTGGATAAAGGTATAATTTCGAACTCATTAGATTGACCCTTTTCTAGGGATAGTAATTTGTATACATCTAATTGCCACAAAGGGGCAATACCATCTTGAACTAGTTTTACACTTTCAAGCACAGTTCCTTTCCAATAAATTGCTGTTTCATCTACTATGACAGCTCTTGAATTCAGATCTCCAGCTAGTTCAGAAATCTCTAGATTATCAAAGCTAAGTTTATACCAAGATTTCAGTTTTTTACGCCCTCTAAAATAAGCACAATCCTGATTTGAATAAATATTTGGGTACAATCTCAAGTTTTTAACCCTTTTAATGACTTGATAATCCTTATCTAATAGAATTAGATCTTCAGGTTGTTGGGATTGGCAAAGCAACAGATCCTTTCTAAGTTCCCCCATACATTTGAGGCCATCCCTCTCTAGGATTACACGAAATTCGTGAAGATCAAAAAGGAGAAAATCATGGGGCTTAAGATTAATGATAAGACTATTTTGACTTACCCGAAAAGAGAATATATTATGAAAGACGATTGCATTCTGCATCAGTTAAACTTAAAGATTGAATCGAATAGGTCGTCGAACCATTCAGGTTCTGCCTCGATAATTACTCGCAAATCTTGCCCATCTTCAATACCCCAATCTGTACTATTTCTATTAGTCCTATTTGCGAAGTCTACCCAATGATCGTCGAATAACTTGTAAAAGCTTACGCCAAAGATATTATTATTATCCAATTCAGCAGGCTGTCCAGAAATAGGCTGCTGCACAGGAAAAAGAAATCCGCGATACGATGACCATCGAGGACGACTTCATCGCGGAACTCAACGACTACGAACACCGCATCGCCGAAGCCGACCGCCAGAAGCAGGAGGCTTTGCGCCAGCAGGCGGAGGAACGTAGCCTGAAAGAGGAGGCGCTGCGCAGGCAGGAGGAAGCCGTCAAACTGCTACTCAGCCTGGGTATGCCTGCTGAGGAAGTGGCACAAAAACTGGGCTTGGAACTGGATTATGTGCTGGTATTAGGGAAGTCCTGATAGCTAATGAAGGCTAGGGGTTCCATGGAGTGGTATTTCGTCGTTGTTGCAAATGATGGCGAGTGGATTAGGTGGTTTTTAGGCTATGGACAGCAGGGAGATCGCGATGGTCGTGGCTAGGGGATATTTATTTGTCGTTGCAAACGACAAATAGCGGAACGGAGGAAATCATTTTGGCTGCAAACGACGGGGAGCAGGGGGTAATACTACGGACAGCAGGGGTTTCGATTATTTCGATTAGCAAAATCTACCCAATGCTTTACTTAGCTCCTTTTTGTGCACTTATTCCCCCACCTTTTTAGCTCTTCCCTCCAAAAAATCGGTCAATCGTTGTTTTGCTTCAGGGGTATCTTGGGCAATGGCGGCGGTCATGGCCTCCATCATTAAGCCAATATCCTGGCCTGCATCTACGATCCGGGGAAGAATTTGGGTAAGGGCAAAGTTCGTCATTTGGGTATTTCCACTGATTTTTTCGGCTAATTGGATGGCCTTAGCCAATCCCGCGCCGTCTTCCACCACATATTGGGACAATCCAATCTGGCACCCTTCGTCGGCTCTGTACACCCGGCCGGTCAGCATCATATCTGTCATTCTGGCCAACCCGATGAGTTTAGGGACCCGCACAGATGCGCCGCCGCCTACAAAAATGCCCCGTTGACCCTCTGGCAAGGCATAAAAAGTAGAAGCTTCTGCCACCCGGATATGGCCCGCACTGGCCAGTTCCAGACCACCACCAACACAAGCGCCAGACAAGACCACAATCACCGGAACAGGTCCAAATTGCACCTTATCCATAGTACTGTGCCACATTCTGGAATGCAGCATCCCTTCCATAACATTGCGCTCGGTAAGTTCTGTCAGGTCCAAACCCGAACAAAAATGCTTGCCTTTTCCATGTAAGATAATGCATTTAACCTCTTGAGGAACAGTAGAAAAGAGATGATTAATTTGTCGTAACGTTTCATCATTGATCGCATTCCTTTTTTCGGGGCGATTAAGACAAATAAATAAAACGGTATCTTTTATTTCTGTTGTAATGGTTGTTGATGTCTTCGTCATTCCCTATTTATTTACTTTGCCGCCATTCTAATGGCGCCGTCAAGGCGGATCACTTCGCCGTTTAACATTTGGTTTTCAATCATTTGCTTTACCAATGAAGCGTATTCTTCCGGCTTTCCGAGGCGGGAGGGAAAGGGCACTTGTTGGCCAAGCGATGTTTTGATTTCTTCAGATAAGGCCATGAGCATGGGTGTTTCAAAAATGCCTGGTGCAATGGTTAAGACCCTAATGCCAACCCGTGCCAATTCTCTGGCAATGGGAAGCATCATGGCGACAATCCCCCCTTTGGAAGCGGCATAAGCTGCTTGCCCAATTTG containing:
- a CDS encoding 5-methyltetrahydropteroyltriglutamate--homocysteine S-methyltransferase, yielding MKNIPFRADHVGSLLRTDKVKANRLLWKQGKITAEALREIENEAIAETVKKLEATGMKSITDGEFRRDYFHLDFLKELAGVSVSGGMEANPNAKVAEDGFKPPVLSVTGKLRHVKDIQVADFNYLKSVVSQTPKVSIPSPTMVHFRGGRKSIDIDSYPDMDQFFHDLAAAYRQEIDHLYQAGLRYLQLDDTNLAYLCDPKMRAAAAARGEDPNELPKTYAALINAVIDHRPDDLTVGIHLCRGNYRSTWFAEGGYEPVAEILFNEINVDGYFLEYDDERSGDFAPLRFVPSHKKVVLGIVSSKTAQLESIDDLCKRIDEAAQYMPLDNMCISPQCGFSSTHHGNDMTHDDQWRKLELVVNTAQKVWGTA
- a CDS encoding MFS transporter; amino-acid sequence: MKKNIKALIDEHPMSALQYTTIFICFFMNILDGMDVLVISYCAPAIAKAWEVSPEALGVVFSAGLAGMTIGALFLAPFADQIGRRKMILLSAVLMGTSIFLTAYTETVLALIVLRFLSGIGIGSMLASTAALTAEYTPNRSKDFWVSAVISGYPVGAVLSGLVAAQVVPNSGWQRMFQLAGLASFVSLPLIYFFLSESLDFYVKKQPLNALAKLNEAFKKMGHEALTALPELPPKSTGIPVKDLLKGEYRIPTFQLWLALFLAFSCLYFLTSWIPKLAANTGLSMSLAIYAGTVFNVGAFIGIITQGYFSSKFGLKKTIGSFLIATAVLMAIFKLFIGADVLLLIFGLLGFGIQGGFVGLYAVAARMYPTEFRTTGVGWAIGIGRLGGVIGPALGGVLIGMGFTMATNFMVFAIPTLLAGMVTLYLSSKEIA
- a CDS encoding feruloyl-CoA synthase, which encodes MKVDAPFLDIPTIKIDIHKEVRADGVIYLKSNIPLQAHPQRITERLEYWAEHTPQRVFLAQRGADRKWVTLTYKMVYEKVQAIAQFLLQSEVSLEKPIVILSGNSLEHGLLALAAMHIGIPYAPISPAYATRSSDFAKLRHCINLLSPGLVFVQNGKTFEAAIQATAQAIPLVAVDNLPPGSIAFESILQTEVTPAVKHAFQRIEPQTIAKILFTSGSTGLPKGVINTQKNLTTNWQQITQTFPFMANGGLTLIDWLPWNHTFGGNHNFGLTLYNGGSLYIDDGNPIPSSMPLTVQNLREVAPTVYFNVPKGFEELIPYLKADKDLRQFFFSQLKMFFYAGASMPQHVWDDLEALAQQTTGKRLLISSGLGMTEASPSAMFNTEFGSFSGMLGVPVPGLEVKLVPDGDKLEARFRGENIMPGYWRNEEATKKAFDEEDFYCTGDALKMVHPDYPNQGMIFNGRIAEDFKLNSGTWVSVGVLKAKLIMAGGGLIQDAVITGHDRSFIGAIVFPELAFCRKLAGLDEETATLTQIIRAEPVVNALQAVLNQLGKQSTGSSTKIKRALFADFYLSIDKGEITDKGSINQRAIIANRSTTVEMIYKAELLPHVLEAD
- a CDS encoding DUF3237 domain-containing protein, encoding MKQIKFSLMLTLSFMTFIGINAQSLLPEPKLELIFEAKVLLDPVQELGMTTYGKRRIIPIIGGTFEGPNMKGTILSGGADWQTVRPDGTADLEARYTLKTDDGTLIYIQNRGVRHAEPSVLARMAKGEKVDPSEYYMRTAATFEVEAGKYAWLTKAVVISTGARLADHVLLQFYGIL
- a CDS encoding crotonase/enoyl-CoA hydratase family protein; translated protein: MTKTSTTITTEIKDTVLFICLNRPEKRNAINDETLRQINHLFSTVPQEVKCIILHGKGKHFCSGLDLTELTERNVMEGMLHSRMWHSTMDKVQFGPVPVIVVLSGACVGGGLELASAGHIRVAEASTFYALPEGQRGIFVGGGASVRVPKLIGLARMTDMMLTGRVYRADEGCQIGLSQYVVEDGAGLAKAIQLAEKISGNTQMTNFALTQILPRIVDAGQDIGLMMEAMTAAIAQDTPEAKQRLTDFLEGRAKKVGE